In one Candidatus Peribacter riflensis genomic region, the following are encoded:
- a CDS encoding hemolysin-coregulated protein: MFDRSFTIGQHFRLLAAVLLFSALMLLGVRYLSASAAQSTLGFSVIPVAAAASSDYYLKLDGIEGESASSDHRGEIDIQSFSWGVSQMGTGGKGGGSGAGKVSFQDLHFTKRIDKSSPLLMKSVASGKHIAKAVLTGRSADGRDYLVITLSDVMVSSFVQNGDGSDVPAETLSFTYAKIEFEYRTQDGAVTKASWDLKANKGA; this comes from the coding sequence ATGTTTGATCGTTCATTCACCATCGGCCAGCATTTCAGGCTCTTGGCAGCTGTGCTGCTCTTCTCGGCGCTCATGCTCCTTGGCGTGCGTTACCTTTCCGCGTCCGCGGCGCAAAGCACGCTCGGCTTCTCTGTCATCCCCGTGGCGGCGGCCGCTTCATCGGATTACTACCTGAAACTCGACGGCATTGAAGGCGAATCGGCGAGCAGTGACCATCGCGGCGAGATCGACATTCAATCGTTCAGTTGGGGAGTCTCACAGATGGGAACCGGCGGCAAGGGCGGAGGCAGCGGAGCGGGTAAGGTCTCATTCCAGGATCTCCACTTCACCAAACGCATCGATAAATCGTCGCCTCTCCTCATGAAATCCGTGGCGAGTGGAAAGCACATTGCAAAGGCGGTCCTCACGGGACGCTCTGCGGATGGACGCGACTATCTGGTGATTACGTTGAGCGATGTCATGGTGAGCTCGTTCGTGCAGAACGGCGACGGCTCGGATGTGCCCGCAGAAACTCTGTCCTTTACTTACGCCAAGATCGAGTTCGAGTATCGAACTCAGGACGGGGCGGTGACGAAGGCAAGCTGGGACCTAAAGGCGAATAAGGGAGCCTGA
- a CDS encoding quinoprotein glucose dehydrogenase: MFPFRFSGYAIAAACVLLVGCAGTSTDGTNANSSSSAQGGVFCTMEAKICPDGSAVGRVPPTCAFAPCPGEN; this comes from the coding sequence ATGTTCCCATTTCGTTTTTCCGGTTATGCAATTGCCGCGGCGTGCGTCCTGCTCGTCGGGTGTGCTGGCACCAGCACCGATGGAACAAATGCCAATTCTTCCTCCTCTGCGCAAGGCGGCGTCTTCTGCACGATGGAGGCCAAGATCTGCCCCGACGGCTCCGCCGTGGGCCGTGTTCCTCCCACCTGTGCGTTCGCTCCGTGTCCCGGCGAGAATTAG
- a CDS encoding acetyl coenzyme A synthetase subunit alpha, whose product MKTPTMHVMSLFRPDSIAVIGASADAHKVGHLILRNLLTQGYKGKVYAVNPKGGTILDHEVFPSVSAIPGPVDVAVVATPAATVSKLAEECGKKGVQTLVVISSGFREIGVDGKKIEEELKRVIGRHRMHLVGPNSLGFMRPSLGLNASFANRLPQAGSVALISQSGALADAFIDRSASIGLKLSFFVSLGNKVTMDECDFLSLCEKDPETRVIGLYLEGIVDGPRFLALTEHITRTKPVVLLKGGITEKGRAAASSHTGALAGTDAAVEAICEQAGILRAHSTRQFLDLLRTLSQQPPLLSDSLAIVTNAGGPGVLATDAAEREGLLVPSLSPEHASALEKQLPPSASVKNPIDVLGDALADRYEHALNAVAQDQNIDGALVILTPQIMTPAREVAEAVIRVEERYPLFPVIGCFMGGEGVREAIALLHAHGIPNFSCPESAMHVFASLRRAPKTQGKQRPISLNPARAAKAGRILVQSSGLLSEDRTAELLSLYKIPLPQGRVARTADAAVKIAREIGYPVVAKVSSKDILHKMDVGGVIVHLQTDAQVRAAFAKIMKSVKVKAPKARVAGILIQQSLPPGNEFIVGALKDETAGHLVMAGLGGIYTELFKDTSFRVAPVSTEQAYRMLTELKSWKLLLGLRGKPQLNIDALAELVATVSRLVKECPQIREIDLNPVLLTEKDLTILDAKVVV is encoded by the coding sequence ATGAAGACGCCTACAATGCACGTGATGTCCCTTTTTCGTCCTGACTCGATTGCGGTGATCGGTGCATCTGCCGATGCGCACAAGGTCGGGCATTTAATTTTGAGAAATCTTCTTACACAGGGGTACAAGGGGAAGGTCTATGCCGTGAATCCGAAAGGCGGAACGATTCTGGATCATGAGGTCTTTCCTTCGGTCAGCGCCATTCCGGGTCCGGTGGATGTGGCCGTCGTCGCTACACCGGCCGCCACTGTTTCTAAGCTGGCGGAAGAATGCGGAAAGAAGGGCGTACAGACACTCGTGGTCATCAGCTCCGGGTTCCGCGAGATCGGCGTGGACGGCAAAAAAATCGAAGAGGAGCTCAAACGCGTCATCGGACGCCACCGCATGCACCTCGTGGGCCCCAATTCCCTTGGCTTCATGCGGCCCTCTCTGGGGCTCAATGCCTCCTTCGCCAACCGGCTGCCGCAGGCGGGATCCGTCGCGCTCATCAGTCAGTCGGGCGCGCTCGCCGACGCATTCATCGACCGCTCCGCTTCCATCGGGCTCAAGCTTTCGTTCTTCGTGAGTCTGGGCAACAAGGTGACGATGGATGAGTGCGATTTTCTTTCGCTCTGCGAAAAAGACCCCGAGACCAGAGTGATTGGTCTCTACCTCGAAGGCATCGTGGATGGGCCGCGGTTTCTCGCGCTCACGGAGCACATCACGCGCACAAAGCCCGTCGTGCTCCTGAAGGGCGGCATCACCGAGAAGGGGAGGGCGGCGGCTTCGTCCCATACGGGGGCGCTGGCGGGTACCGATGCCGCGGTCGAGGCGATCTGCGAGCAGGCCGGTATCCTGCGCGCACACTCCACGCGCCAGTTCCTCGATTTACTTCGCACACTCTCGCAGCAGCCACCACTGCTCTCCGATTCCCTGGCAATCGTCACGAATGCCGGAGGGCCGGGCGTGCTCGCCACGGATGCGGCGGAACGGGAGGGGCTCCTGGTCCCTTCGCTCTCGCCCGAACACGCGTCCGCGCTGGAGAAACAGTTACCCCCCTCGGCGAGTGTGAAGAATCCCATCGATGTCCTCGGTGATGCACTGGCCGACCGCTACGAACACGCGCTCAACGCGGTTGCGCAGGATCAGAACATCGACGGGGCGTTGGTGATTCTCACGCCGCAGATCATGACGCCGGCCAGAGAAGTGGCCGAAGCGGTTATTCGTGTAGAGGAGCGCTACCCGCTCTTTCCGGTCATCGGGTGCTTTATGGGCGGGGAGGGCGTGCGCGAGGCCATTGCTCTGCTGCATGCGCACGGCATTCCCAATTTCTCCTGTCCCGAATCCGCCATGCACGTCTTTGCCTCCCTCAGGCGTGCGCCGAAGACACAGGGCAAACAGAGGCCGATCTCTTTGAATCCGGCGCGTGCGGCTAAAGCCGGACGCATCCTTGTACAGAGCAGCGGGCTCCTCAGCGAAGATCGGACGGCTGAGCTCCTCTCGCTCTACAAGATCCCGCTCCCGCAGGGAAGAGTAGCCAGGACGGCCGATGCCGCCGTGAAGATCGCGCGGGAAATCGGCTACCCCGTGGTGGCCAAGGTGAGTTCCAAAGACATTCTGCACAAGATGGATGTGGGCGGCGTGATCGTCCATCTTCAGACCGATGCGCAGGTGCGTGCCGCCTTTGCGAAGATCATGAAGAGCGTGAAAGTGAAGGCGCCCAAGGCTCGTGTTGCAGGAATCCTCATTCAGCAGTCGCTGCCGCCGGGCAACGAGTTCATCGTGGGTGCGCTCAAAGATGAAACCGCAGGCCATCTCGTGATGGCCGGACTCGGCGGCATCTACACCGAGCTCTTTAAAGATACGTCCTTCCGCGTGGCGCCCGTTTCCACCGAGCAGGCCTACCGCATGCTCACGGAGCTCAAGAGCTGGAAGCTCCTTCTGGGGCTTCGTGGCAAGCCGCAGCTCAACATAGATGCCCTTGCAGAGCTTGTGGCGACCGTGTCGCGTCTGGTGAAGGAGTGCCCGCAAATACGTGAGATTGATTTGAACCCCGTGTTGCTCACTGAGAAGGATCTGACGATCCTCGACGCGAAGGTGGTGGTGTAA
- a CDS encoding 3-oxoacyl-[acyl-carrier protein] reductase gives MFDLTGKVALVTGAMRGMGKADAIALAGQGATVIVTDIDLKACEEVVKEITAAGGKAAAFALNVTDKKQMDGVFDAVIKQYKKLDILVNNAGIFKPKPALELTEEEWQQTIDINLKGYFLCAQRAAKEMVKQKYGRIINIASIASGQVGVGFMGSAHYSATKGGVIGMTETMALEWGPLGITVNAIGPGAIDTPMVAGIKSSPEAMKMITNRVPLKRMGTPEEIAAAVVFLASDEASYVNGATLFVDGGYLAA, from the coding sequence ATGTTCGACCTCACTGGCAAAGTGGCCCTCGTCACCGGCGCGATGCGCGGCATGGGCAAAGCCGATGCCATAGCATTGGCGGGGCAGGGAGCAACGGTCATCGTGACGGATATCGACCTGAAAGCATGTGAAGAGGTCGTCAAAGAAATCACGGCGGCAGGAGGAAAAGCGGCTGCGTTCGCCCTCAATGTAACGGACAAGAAACAGATGGATGGCGTCTTCGATGCCGTGATCAAGCAGTACAAAAAACTCGATATCCTCGTGAACAACGCCGGCATCTTTAAGCCAAAACCGGCACTGGAGCTCACGGAGGAGGAATGGCAGCAGACGATTGATATCAACCTGAAGGGATACTTCCTCTGCGCACAACGAGCCGCAAAAGAAATGGTGAAGCAAAAGTACGGCCGCATCATCAATATCGCCTCCATCGCCAGCGGGCAGGTGGGCGTGGGTTTCATGGGCTCGGCGCACTACAGCGCAACCAAAGGAGGAGTGATCGGCATGACCGAGACCATGGCTCTCGAATGGGGACCATTGGGCATCACCGTGAACGCCATCGGCCCGGGAGCCATCGACACCCCTATGGTCGCCGGCATCAAGAGCTCGCCCGAGGCGATGAAAATGATCACGAACAGGGTGCCTCTGAAGCGAATGGGAACACCGGAAGAAATCGCGGCAGCCGTCGTATTTCTCGCATCGGATGAGGCGAGCTACGTGAACGGCGCGACGCTCTTCGTTGATGGGGGGTACCTCGCGGCATAA
- a CDS encoding Cation-transporting ATPase pacL, with the protein MDTTAHAIWHTLTTEQTLEALHTPVQSGLSDAEAKRRLQEYGPNELKKVDGISAWSILLEQLKNVLIIILFIAIVLSAVLGHEIEAITIGVIVVFAVLLGFVQEYKAERAIEALRKMAAPLATVLRGGEEKEIPAKEIVPGDVIFLVAGNRVPADGRVVKSVNLHADEAPLTGESIPVAKTDTAITKEDLPVGDRHNMIFAGTAITYGRGTMVVTSSGMQTEFGKIALLLQTVKEDATPLQRNLDKVGKRLAQWAAGVVVLIAGAGILRGQPILDMVIFGVALAVAVVPEALPAVVTISLAIGVQRMVKRHALVRRLPAVETLGSTSVICSDKTGTLTKDEMTARRIWAAGETYDITGSGYDPQGEFRKQEGHIAPPAALRELLHAAVLASDTRLVHGEGGIWEIKGDPTEGALVVAAAKAGIHKDQEDEAFPRTAEVPFTSESKRMVTLHRTPQGFMAYAKGAPEVIVESCTAIRTPEGTTPFSLEEKARILDVARGMADDALRLIAIASKETNDIGSAEHGMTFLGLVGMIDPPRPEARTAVRRCEEAGIRVVMITGDHPITAQAVAKELGILRGNRVLTGDELDAMNEEELDSVIGKIDVFARVSPAHKLKLVTVLQKHGRIVAMTGDGVNDAPALKKADVGIAMGISGTDVSREAADITLTDDNFASIVAAVEEGRAIFGNIKKYLMYLLSSNVGELCLMVGASVFGTALPLGAVQILYVNLATDGLPALALAVDPPEGDLMRRPPRDPRGNIFNRPVVFLMLLGGIWSAVVNLSLFVWASASGRPAAEAMTMTFLSLVLIQFFKAYNFRSDRLSVLHRPFANHWLNIAIFWEALLLIAIVYWPPLQKPFGTFAVTAQDWTIICILAVSVIPVLETGKWMVRREMLGLHA; encoded by the coding sequence ATGGACACGACCGCGCATGCCATCTGGCATACCCTCACGACAGAACAGACACTGGAGGCGCTGCACACGCCCGTGCAGAGCGGCCTGAGTGACGCAGAGGCAAAACGCCGGCTGCAGGAGTACGGCCCAAACGAACTGAAGAAAGTGGATGGCATCTCTGCCTGGAGCATCCTGCTGGAACAATTGAAGAACGTGCTCATCATCATCCTCTTTATCGCCATCGTCCTCTCGGCGGTTCTGGGACACGAGATCGAGGCCATCACCATCGGAGTCATCGTCGTCTTTGCGGTACTGCTGGGATTCGTGCAGGAGTACAAAGCAGAACGCGCCATCGAGGCGCTTCGCAAAATGGCCGCACCCCTCGCAACCGTGCTCCGGGGCGGGGAGGAGAAAGAGATCCCGGCGAAAGAGATTGTTCCGGGTGATGTGATCTTTCTCGTCGCGGGCAATCGCGTCCCTGCGGACGGGCGCGTCGTGAAGAGCGTGAACCTGCACGCAGATGAAGCGCCGCTGACCGGCGAATCCATCCCGGTCGCGAAGACCGATACGGCTATCACAAAAGAAGATCTGCCTGTCGGGGACCGCCACAACATGATCTTTGCCGGCACCGCCATCACCTACGGACGCGGCACAATGGTGGTCACGTCGAGCGGCATGCAGACCGAGTTCGGCAAGATCGCCCTTCTGCTCCAGACAGTAAAAGAGGATGCCACTCCCCTGCAGCGCAACCTCGATAAAGTGGGCAAACGTCTTGCCCAGTGGGCCGCCGGAGTCGTGGTGCTCATCGCCGGTGCGGGAATCTTGCGCGGTCAACCGATCCTCGACATGGTGATCTTCGGCGTGGCGCTGGCAGTTGCCGTGGTGCCGGAGGCATTGCCGGCCGTGGTGACGATTTCGCTCGCCATCGGTGTGCAGCGCATGGTGAAGCGCCATGCCCTGGTCCGACGCCTGCCGGCAGTGGAAACACTGGGGAGCACCTCTGTGATCTGCTCCGACAAGACCGGCACCCTCACGAAAGACGAGATGACCGCCCGCCGCATCTGGGCCGCAGGCGAAACGTACGACATCACAGGCAGCGGCTATGATCCGCAGGGAGAATTCCGTAAGCAGGAGGGCCACATCGCTCCCCCTGCCGCCCTGCGCGAATTGCTGCACGCCGCCGTGCTCGCTTCGGATACGCGCCTCGTGCATGGAGAGGGCGGGATCTGGGAGATCAAAGGTGATCCCACCGAAGGGGCCCTCGTGGTCGCTGCGGCGAAGGCAGGCATCCACAAAGATCAGGAGGACGAAGCGTTTCCACGCACCGCGGAAGTCCCCTTCACCTCCGAATCGAAACGCATGGTGACCCTGCACCGGACCCCGCAAGGCTTCATGGCCTATGCGAAGGGCGCTCCGGAGGTGATCGTGGAATCGTGCACAGCGATCCGCACTCCGGAGGGTACGACCCCGTTTTCGCTGGAAGAGAAAGCCCGGATACTCGACGTGGCGAGAGGGATGGCCGATGACGCGCTCCGTCTGATCGCCATCGCATCCAAAGAAACAAACGACATCGGTAGCGCGGAACACGGCATGACCTTCTTGGGATTAGTGGGCATGATCGATCCGCCGCGCCCAGAAGCCCGCACCGCCGTGCGCCGCTGCGAAGAAGCTGGCATCCGCGTGGTCATGATCACGGGGGATCACCCCATTACCGCGCAAGCGGTAGCGAAGGAACTGGGAATCCTGCGCGGCAATCGCGTGCTCACCGGCGATGAACTGGATGCCATGAACGAAGAGGAGCTTGATTCGGTGATTGGAAAAATCGACGTCTTCGCGCGCGTCTCTCCGGCCCACAAACTGAAGCTGGTCACCGTCCTGCAGAAACACGGCCGCATCGTGGCGATGACGGGAGACGGCGTGAATGACGCACCTGCGCTCAAGAAAGCGGACGTGGGCATCGCCATGGGCATCTCGGGCACTGATGTGAGCCGCGAGGCCGCAGACATAACGCTGACGGACGACAACTTCGCCTCCATCGTGGCCGCCGTGGAGGAAGGCCGCGCCATTTTCGGCAACATCAAGAAGTACCTGATGTACCTGCTCTCCTCCAATGTCGGAGAACTCTGCCTGATGGTCGGCGCAAGCGTGTTCGGCACAGCACTGCCGCTGGGGGCCGTGCAGATCCTGTACGTGAACCTGGCCACGGACGGCCTGCCCGCTCTTGCTCTCGCCGTGGATCCGCCGGAAGGCGATCTCATGCGTCGTCCGCCGCGCGACCCCAGGGGAAACATCTTCAACCGACCGGTGGTCTTTCTCATGCTGCTCGGGGGCATCTGGTCTGCAGTCGTGAATCTCTCCCTCTTTGTCTGGGCATCCGCTTCGGGCCGACCTGCGGCAGAGGCGATGACCATGACCTTCCTCTCGCTCGTGCTCATTCAGTTCTTTAAAGCCTACAATTTCCGGTCTGACCGGCTCTCGGTGCTGCACCGTCCGTTCGCCAATCATTGGCTCAACATCGCCATCTTCTGGGAGGCCCTCCTGCTCATTGCCATCGTGTACTGGCCGCCCCTGCAGAAACCATTCGGCACCTTTGCCGTAACAGCACAGGACTGGACGATCATCTGCATCCTCGCCGTGTCGGTGATCCCCGTGTTGGAAACCGGCAAATGGATGGTACGCAGAGAGATGCTTGGATTACACGCATGA
- a CDS encoding 23S rRNA (pseudouridine1915-N3)-methyltransferase: protein MHRITLLCVGPIKTKWIAEGCAHFLERLGHAVRMEVIEVPASKQTDPAKQREEESQRILAALEKREGDVWVLDESGKAQTSPAFASSLGALRDTGRTIIFVLGGAYGLTDPIRKRAHRVLKLSDMTFPHELCRLIFLEQLYRVTEINKGSGYHHA, encoded by the coding sequence ATGCACCGTATCACCCTCCTCTGTGTCGGCCCGATCAAGACAAAGTGGATCGCCGAAGGGTGCGCGCACTTTCTGGAGCGGCTCGGCCACGCCGTGCGCATGGAAGTAATCGAGGTGCCTGCGAGCAAGCAGACGGATCCTGCAAAACAGAGAGAAGAGGAGTCTCAGCGGATTCTTGCGGCACTCGAAAAGCGTGAGGGCGACGTGTGGGTGCTCGATGAATCGGGCAAAGCCCAGACATCCCCGGCCTTCGCGTCTTCCCTCGGAGCCTTGCGCGACACAGGGCGCACCATCATTTTCGTCCTGGGTGGTGCGTACGGGCTCACCGATCCCATCCGCAAGCGGGCCCATCGGGTTCTGAAACTCTCGGACATGACATTCCCGCACGAGCTCTGCCGACTGATCTTTCTCGAGCAGCTCTACCGGGTTACCGAGATCAATAAGGGGAGCGGGTACCACCACGCATAA
- a CDS encoding 23S rRNA mehtyltransferase RumA — translation MSTSHAPEGNGPQSGHESSPEASSSQEPSVQGSVPGSAARQGQRYTVTIEKLTHGGAGLTHIETLPVFVTGALPGQKAEIVIVKNRGSFAEAKLEKVLKRSKDEVMPRCQHCHACGGCVWQQLSYVKQIEYKEEIVRETLSHLTPADPAVRATLAGRVLKIIPSPQVFHYRNKLELTFGFESMRSEEKNGRRQYIDENPSIGFHLPNQWSTILPVSECHLYDEQLPTLLMDVQRFMRETKLPVFNPKTHRGMLRILLLRRGVNTGEQMIAFLVNARKKELEPLFQYFMRFGGRSGLASLLVVEHLGLNDKPETPKIHCLTGKPTITEKLFDLSFEISPFSFFQTNTLGAEKLYQAIAQAADLSPRDTVLDAYCGMGAIGQYLSRFCEKVVGIESHPSAIEDALKSAGKNRIGNISFYRGRTEQVLNDQLKPGSKYKFNTIIVDPPRAGLHPDAREAVAAHKPDKIVYVSCNMATFARDLGEFLKSGYELRTVQPVDLFPHTAHIEAVSLLQRK, via the coding sequence ATGTCAACATCCCACGCACCAGAGGGCAATGGGCCCCAATCTGGTCATGAATCGTCTCCAGAGGCTTCCTCGTCACAGGAGCCCTCCGTACAGGGCAGTGTTCCGGGATCTGCTGCGCGGCAGGGCCAGCGGTACACGGTGACGATCGAAAAACTGACGCACGGCGGTGCGGGGCTCACCCATATCGAGACGCTGCCGGTCTTCGTCACGGGGGCTCTCCCCGGGCAGAAGGCGGAGATCGTCATCGTAAAGAACCGCGGCAGCTTCGCCGAGGCGAAACTGGAAAAGGTGCTCAAGCGCTCGAAAGATGAAGTGATGCCGCGGTGCCAGCACTGTCACGCGTGCGGCGGCTGCGTCTGGCAGCAGCTCTCGTACGTGAAGCAGATCGAGTATAAGGAGGAGATCGTGCGCGAGACCCTGTCGCACCTCACCCCCGCGGATCCCGCTGTCCGCGCGACGCTGGCCGGCCGCGTGCTGAAGATCATTCCCAGTCCCCAGGTCTTTCACTACCGCAACAAGCTGGAGTTGACATTCGGCTTCGAGTCGATGCGCTCCGAAGAAAAGAACGGGCGTCGCCAGTACATTGATGAGAATCCGTCTATCGGATTCCACCTGCCCAACCAGTGGTCCACGATCCTGCCCGTTTCAGAGTGCCATCTGTACGACGAACAATTGCCGACTCTGCTCATGGATGTGCAGCGCTTCATGCGCGAGACCAAGCTGCCGGTCTTCAACCCCAAGACGCACCGGGGGATGCTCCGTATCCTCCTGCTCCGTCGCGGCGTCAACACGGGCGAGCAGATGATCGCTTTTCTCGTGAACGCGCGCAAAAAGGAACTCGAGCCGCTCTTTCAGTACTTCATGCGGTTCGGCGGACGCTCGGGTCTGGCCTCGCTGCTCGTGGTCGAGCATCTGGGGCTCAATGACAAACCCGAGACGCCCAAGATCCACTGTCTCACGGGCAAGCCCACCATCACCGAGAAGCTCTTTGACCTCTCGTTCGAGATTTCGCCCTTCTCCTTCTTCCAGACCAACACGCTCGGTGCCGAGAAGCTCTATCAGGCCATCGCCCAGGCGGCGGACTTGAGCCCCCGCGATACCGTGCTCGACGCCTACTGCGGCATGGGGGCTATCGGCCAGTACCTCTCGCGTTTCTGCGAGAAGGTCGTGGGGATCGAGAGTCATCCCTCGGCCATCGAAGACGCGCTCAAGAGCGCCGGCAAAAATCGCATCGGCAATATCAGCTTCTACCGCGGGCGCACCGAACAGGTGCTGAATGACCAGCTGAAGCCGGGGTCCAAATACAAGTTCAATACGATTATTGTCGATCCCCCGCGTGCGGGGCTGCACCCCGATGCGCGCGAGGCGGTGGCCGCCCACAAGCCCGACAAGATCGTCTACGTCTCGTGCAACATGGCCACGTTCGCGCGCGATCTGGGAGAGTTTCTCAAATCCGGCTACGAGCTCCGGACCGTGCAGCCGGTGGACCTCTTTCCGCATACGGCGCATATTGAAGCAGTCTCACTCCTTCAAAGAAAATAG